The genomic interval TAAAGAGACAGAAATACGTTACCTCGATAAAACGGATCTTCTCGTTGAACTGCTTAATGAAGAACGACAAAGTATTCCGACAGTTGGAGTCAACGATGTCCGTTTTCGATTCGCATGCATGTTTTCCAATCGCAATGCAATGTAACCTAACGAATTCAGGCGATCCGTCCAGAAGAGTTAAAATTACCTTCTCACCGGCGGTTTCCAACTGAAGAGCCATTTCAAAGGCGACACAAGCACCAAATGAATAGCCTACTACATGATACGGTCCTTTCTTCTGAACTTTCTTCATTTCCTTTATGTAGAACGTGGCTAGTTCCGTTATGGTACTCAACGGGGCATCTTGAACACATTGGAAGCCCCAAGCAGGGCGATTCAATTCGCTAGCTATGCCCTTCAGAGAACCGACCATTCCCTCGATCGCGTGAACGAAGAATAGAGGTGTCCCCTTCGTACCCTTTGTCTTCAGTTGGACAAGGGATTCCGTAGGAATTATTTCAGCGCAATCCGCCTGGAACAGGAATTGTGCTCCATCTTCTTCCTCGGCTTCCGGTTCGATACCTTCTACTTCAACCGCTCCAGAGTCGAATGACCTCAACTTCTCGAACGTCAGGTTACGGATATCCTGTGCGGACAGTACTACATCGTAATTTCTTTCTAACATCTGTTTGATTTCTGTTCCCATGAGAGAGTCCATTCCGAGATCGGCCAGAGTGACAGAGTAGTTAATGCTTTCCAGTTTCTTGATACCCAAGATATTAGCTATCGCCGGAACGATGCTGACTTTGTTGGTTGTCTCCTGACTCTTACGTTGGTCCGCTACGCACATGGAGgccaggacaggataggtttgctGTAGAAAGACGTCCATGGTTTCCAGACAGCTTCCGATACGCTGTGGCATAGTGCCACCGATTTCTGTGTCGTTGCCGCCACCAACAGAATCTAGAAAAGAAAGACAAACATGGAAAAATATATTCCGAGCAGGTCCGAATTAAGAAAAAGATATACCACCACCACCCCACCCCCTCTCGATCGTACTATTTTATACGCtgctaaatttttgaaaaacgaGGATCAATTTACCTAAAATCAATCCAACATCTCCAATAGCTCCCCACTGAATAGCAAGGCCAGGCAGACCGTTCGCTTGCCTCTGCTCAATGATTCTCTCCATGGCAGAGTTTGCAAGACCATAATTCGTCTGACCAATGTTACCTCTGCCGCACGAAACGGAGGAGAAGACAACAAAATAGTCCAGCAAGGAACACAACTCTCGCGACACCGCGTCCAGACATTTCGTGGCAGAGACTTTGGGCGCTGCTACCTTGACGAAATCGATCTCTTCAAGGTATTCGAGCACGTTGTCGACTAGAACAGCCGCCAAGTTGAATATACCACCGACAGGAGCCATCTTGTTGCTATCTTGAATCAGCTTCCTTGCTCCAGCCATCGTTGTCGCGTCCACCGTCGAGATCGCAACGTTCACGCCGGATTCGCGCCAACGACGAACGCACAGGGACTGGAAGCCGTTTCGGATACCGGACCGGGATGTCAATACCAAATGTTTGGCGCCTCGCTTGATCATCCATTCGGCGAGCTCTGCACCGAATCCTCCGAGACCTCCGACCAGGATGTAAGACTTGTGTGGGTTCATGTACGTGCGCGGAATGGCTGCTACGATCTTTGGCGTTGGGTGCGGTACCACGGTCTCCTTCTCTTCTTCGCGAATCTTCAACACAACTTTACCAATGTGTTTGCCTGTGGCCATGAACCGGAACGACTGTTCGATCTGCTGCTCCGAGAAGACAGTAGCTGGCAGCGGGCGAACAGCTCCGTTGTCGATACCCTCTTTGACGAGTCTGACCACTTCCTTCCTTTCAGGGCCGTCGATCTCGCAAATGGCGTCCAACAATATTCCATGGAAGGCGGTGTTCTTCAAGAACAACGACATTCCCAAAGGCGCGTCGTTCGATAGATCGTATTTTCCAATTTCGAGGAACCGACCACCATCGGCGAGACACCTGACGCTGGCTTGCAGCTTCTCTTCGGCCAACGAATTTAGCACCACGTCCACACCACGACCGTTCGTCTCGTTCATTATCAGTTGTTCGAAGCTGGTGTCTCGGGAATTGCCGATGTTCCTATCGGTCAACTGAGGGAACATTTTCTTCAAGAACTGTCGCTTCTCCGGTGTACCGACCGTTGTGAACACTGTGCAGCCTGCGTGCAAAGCTATGGCGATACTGGCTTGACCAACACCACCACTGCCAGCGTGGATCAGGACGGTTTCGCCGCGTTTCAGGCCACCTCGAACGAACAAGGCGTAGTAACTAGTCGCGTAGGCTACCGGGATCGTCGAAGCTTCCTCCAGAGACCATTTTTTAGGTACGATCCATGAGAATGCAGAATCGGCTACTACGGTGGTCGCCAGACCGCGTGCAGGTACCATCGCCATAACTCGTTCACCCTTTGAGTTACGTCCGGAGAATTCAAGACCCAAGATACAATCTTGGCTAGCCAAGTTTCCAGGCAGAGCATCCGGTGGCAGCTTTCCAGTGGCTAACATCACATCTCGGAAGTTCAACGGGGCGTAGTATACGTGGAAGAGTTCCACTCCCAAGGACTTCTCCGGTTCGTAGTAACTCAGAGGACTCTCGATCCATCGCAAACTGCTCAGGTCTCCATTGTGCAGAGCATTGATGTACGCGTGTTCAACCTGGACGGACGAAGCTCCTGTTTGCTGGTCCAAGAGCAAATGCCGGAAGCTTCCCCAGTTTCCTCCTTTCAAGACATTGGCCATCAATTGCTTGCTCAGTTGCTCGGCGTAGAATTTATCATTGAGACTGAACTTGGGAGCGTTCTTGTCTTGGATGAACACGTAACGCACGTTGGTGCCGCCATCCTCCCGGCGAACGCAGGTCATAAGCCCAACCATGCCTGAATTGTGGAGAATAATATTCGTTATACAGAAATTCTGCCAATGATGATACGAACTTATGGTCGCGTTCTAACAGGTAGGTTCGAATACTTACCGAGCAGTTCGTCGCCTTGATTGACTACAAGAATCTCTTGTATTTCCGTCGCAGCTTTCTTCAGCGCCGCCTTAAGGTTCTCTACCCACTGGAAGTTCTTCTCTGTTATTTGGACGATCATCGGCTCCGCCAACTTTTCAGGCTTCTTGAGTAAAACGTAAAACTTTCCGTTCGCTACTTGATTCCCTACGATTATCAGATTGGCGGTTTTCTTCGAGCTATCCAAATTATTCAAACCGGATTCTTCAAGCAGAGCGTAGCCACCACTCCTCAGACTGTCAGACAGATTGTTCAGTACAGCTTCGGCGGTATTCTTGGACAGTACGTTCGTAGCTACGACGAAGTGTAAGTCTTGGCCCACAGGTGTCTTGTTCAGATCCTTTTGTACAACTTTTACGTTTTGTGCATTCAAGCTGGCATATTGCTCGACGCTACTGGTTGCAGCGACCTGGTAAtcaatctgaaacagaaatCATTTGTGAGAGACTATTTTTTGTATGTATACGGTCCcagtaatgataataataataataacaataataattacttaCAGTAACACTGGGTTCGCTGTACAAGATGTCCAACACAGTGGTTGCGAAGAGAGCATCTATGGGACGATCGCCGGCTACTTCTACGGCTTTCAATTTCAATGCTGCCAAGTTTTCACGGACAATTTGCAACAAGATGGTAAGGGCATTCACTTTAGCCTTCTCAGGGTCTTCCACCGTAGGCTTGGGGTTAACGTAGGGTACAAACGTGTATTTCTCGTACTTGGGAGGGATTTGAGATTGCTGCCTTCTCGGGGCCAAGGATGCTTTCATCTTTCTGATTTCGATACCGCCAGATTTGACGACATCGATATTCTTGTAACAATATACTGGAAGAGCCTGGTCTTCCCCCAAGTCGTTCACTTGTTCCATATGAGCAACGGGATTGATAGCAACATACTGTATACGA from Halictus rubicundus isolate RS-2024b chromosome 14, iyHalRubi1_principal, whole genome shotgun sequence carries:
- the LOC143360912 gene encoding fatty acid synthase-like, which gives rise to MSAQFEHANSPIAREPVFNGNTQYLQDDIVISGFSGRFPESDNVDELKKNLFEGVDMITDDERRWPAGIYGLPKRIGKLKDIQHFDATFFGVHAKQAHVMDPQLRILLEATYEAILDAGINPQEIRGSKTGVFVGVSTSESHELWWKSPEELNGYALTGCCRSMFPNRVSFAFDFNGPSYAVDTACSSSLYGMHQAISAMRSGECDAAIVAGCNLLLEPTLSLEFHRLSMLSVDGSCKAFDAAGNGYVRSETIGVLFLQKSKDARRVYATVIHSKTNTDGNKVEGITYPNGQMQQKMMREVYAEAGINPTDVVYMEAHGTGTKVGDPQEINSIANLFCKGRKTPLLLGSVKSNLGHAEPASGMCSMAKLLIAMEAGVIPGNLHFKNPNNDIPSLHDGSIQVVDKNMPWKGGLVAVNSFGFGGANAHILLRSNPKPKLSPVLDSKIPKLVAVSGRTEEAVQVLLDKAKEHEKDDEFIALLHDTYALNIPGHLYRGYSVLGTDGAEETSQISTSEKRPIWFVFSGMGSQWAGMGKDLLCIEPFKRSLQRCADALKPEGVDLMNVILNSTPESFVENVVHCFISIAAIQVALVDLLAYLGIHPDGIVGHSVGELGCAYADGTFTPEQTILAAYWRGRSILDSKLSAGAMAAVGLSWEEAKKRCPPDVYPACNNSEDSTTISGDVDAVKKFAEELKKEDIFVRVVESSGVAFHSKYIAPAGQELRSALERIIPNPKPRTSRWISTSIPTAAWNNPLAQLSSAAYHVNNLLSPVLFKQGLSYVPENAITIEIAPHCLMQAVLRRSLSKSVTNIGLHKRDHKNNLLFLLENLGKLHMAGAQVKISKLYPPISYPVGRGTPMISSMVKWDHSTEWAVADFCKSDNLSGESVIEFDLSKESDAYIAGHTIDGRILFPATGYLVLVWRTYAKLRNVDFEKLPVVFEHVKFLRATIMPKEGPIKFFVNIFMGTNEFEICENGAVAVTGKISVPENTEKMMLNLPTPVVRNDPELLELNTKDVYKELRLRGYEYTGEFQGIESANNRGGNGKLLWTNWISFMDTMLQITILQKDTRSLHLPTRIQYVAINPVAHMEQVNDLGEDQALPVYCYKNIDVVKSGGIEIRKMKASLAPRRQQSQIPPKYEKYTFVPYVNPKPTVEDPEKAKVNALTILLQIVRENLAALKLKAVEVAGDRPIDALFATTVLDILYSEPSVTIDYQVAATSSVEQYASLNAQNVKVVQKDLNKTPVGQDLHFVVATNVLSKNTAEAVLNNLSDSLRSGGYALLEESGLNNLDSSKKTANLIIVGNQVANGKFYVLLKKPEKLAEPMIVQITEKNFQWVENLKAALKKAATEIQEILVVNQGDELLGMVGLMTCVRREDGGTNVRYVFIQDKNAPKFSLNDKFYAEQLSKQLMANVLKGGNWGSFRHLLLDQQTGASSVQVEHAYINALHNGDLSSLRWIESPLSYYEPEKSLGVELFHVYYAPLNFRDVMLATGKLPPDALPGNLASQDCILGLEFSGRNSKGERVMAMVPARGLATTVVADSAFSWIVPKKWSLEEASTIPVAYATSYYALFVRGGLKRGETVLIHAGSGGVGQASIAIALHAGCTVFTTVGTPEKRQFLKKMFPQLTDRNIGNSRDTSFEQLIMNETNGRGVDVVLNSLAEEKLQASVRCLADGGRFLEIGKYDLSNDAPLGMSLFLKNTAFHGILLDAICEIDGPERKEVVRLVKEGIDNGAVRPLPATVFSEQQIEQSFRFMATGKHIGKVVLKIREEEKETVVPHPTPKIVAAIPRTYMNPHKSYILVGGLGGFGAELAEWMIKRGAKHLVLTSRSGIRNGFQSLCVRRWRESGVNVAISTVDATTMAGARKLIQDSNKMAPVGGIFNLAAVLVDNVLEYLEEIDFVKVAAPKVSATKCLDAVSRELCSLLDYFVVFSSVSCGRGNIGQTNYGLANSAMERIIEQRQANGLPGLAIQWGAIGDVGLILDSVGGGNDTEIGGTMPQRIGSCLETMDVFLQQTYPVLASMCVADQRKSQETTNKVSIVPAIANILGIKKLESINYSVTLADLGMDSLMGTEIKQMLERNYDVVLSAQDIRNLTFEKLRSFDSGAVEVEGIEPEAEEEDGAQFLFQADCAEIIPTESLVQLKTKGTKGTPLFFVHAIEGMVGSLKGIASELNRPAWGFQCVQDAPLSTITELATFYIKEMKKVQKKGPYHVVGYSFGACVAFEMALQLETAGEKVILTLLDGSPEFVRLHCIAIGKHACESKTDIVDSNCRNTLSFFIKQFNEKIRFIEAYNILKDTPDDEILDKMVETINNKDLKKEELKIAGMLFHKKLQAAYYYVPTVKFNGDIMLIRIQDSFIHLKKDYGVSEICQKEVQIQELPGNHRSILIGSSGKEIAKMLQT